A genomic segment from Paralichthys olivaceus isolate ysfri-2021 chromosome 22, ASM2471397v2, whole genome shotgun sequence encodes:
- the LOC138406556 gene encoding uncharacterized protein, with protein sequence MPATHAGIVYRWCHPRHVTVKQRVCSLDIELVAVGLRPYYLPREFTSVFAITVYIPPSGNAEAACDVIHTVTAGLQRQHPGAFIVITGDFNHASLSSTLPTFFQFVKCATCENKTLDLLYANVKDAYSSTALPPLGRSDHNLVLLSPSYKPVVQRHPVKVRTVRKWSPEAMESLRGALEATHWDALYEPHGEDIDGLTDCVSEYIGFCIDNTIPTKEVRCLGLSRLYFLRGLGSFNVCNKMLQMFYQSVVVSTIFFAVVSWGVGIKTKDANRLSKISRKAESVVGYIVLSFVLNTVSGLIHIGWN encoded by the coding sequence ATGCCTGCAACACACGCCGGCATTGTTTACAGGTGGTGTCACCCCAGGCACGTCACCGTTAAACAGCGTGTCTGCAGCCTGGACATCGAGCTCGTCGCCGTCGGACTTCGTCCATATTATTTGCCGAGGGAGTTTACCAGTGTTTTCgccatcactgtttatattcctccatCTGGGAACGCAGAAGCAGCGTGTGACGTCATCCACACTGTGACTGCAGGATTACAGAGACAACACCCCGGGGCCTTCATCGTCATCACAGGTGACTTTAACCatgcttccctctcatccacactcccaacattcttccagtttgtaaaatgtgccacctgtgaaaataagactttggacctgctgtatgcaaatgttaaggatgcatacagctccactgccctgccaccactgggcaggtcagaccacaacctagtcctgctctcaccatcatacaagcctgtggttcagcggcacccagtcaaagtgaggacagtgaggaaatggtctcctgaggccatggaatcactgcgtggagcgctggaggccacacactgggatgctctgtatgagccacatggtgaggacattgatggcctgactgactgtgtctctgagtacattgggttctgcatagacaacaccatccccactaaagaggtccgctgtctgggcctgagccggctttacttcctgaggggactcgggtccttcaatgtctgcaacaagatgctgcagatgttctatcagtctgttgtggtgagcaccatcttctttgctgtggtgtcctggggtgtgggcatcaagacaaaggacgccaacagactgagcAAAATCAGCAGGAAAgctgagtctgtggttggctatATAGTCCTTTCATTTGTCTTGAATACTGTGTCTGGCCTCATACATATTGGATGGAATTAG
- the LOC138406640 gene encoding macrophage mannose receptor 1-like: protein MNTGTNSPQSSSMMEGIFFGVLCLSGCLTFSTCLLHQYHFVSEAMTWTEAQSYCRGRYTDLATIETTEEMKKLKDTVSAAGYSSKVWIGLYSQIDWKWSDEFTGSGAEYKNWGWSEPNNHGAKELCVGMWKHGGWNDYPCPAQTAFVCYKGTLEDSDFVVVNTRKNWIEAQRHCREHYTDLVTVRNQADNDKIQNLMQQEEQVWIGLYRDPQIYWSDGSGYSFSSWYQGLNKLGSMKVVCGVADLQHEGNWRLLSCEERFPFVCYSVRGWSVNFTLWCLTFSTCLLHQYHFVSEAMTWTEAQSYCRGRYTDLVTIENTEEMKKLKDTVSAAGYISKVWIGLYSQIDWKWSDGFTGSGAEYKNWHGSDPNYNRAEELCVIMWGHGGWFDDKCQRETAFVCYKGTLEDSDFVVVNTTKTWTEAQRHCREHYTDLVTVRNKADNDKIQNLMQHEEQVWIGLYRDPQIYWSDGSGYSFSSWYQGLNKLGSMKVVCGVADLQQAGKWRLLSCKERFSFVCYSVRGWCFL, encoded by the exons ATGAACACTGGCACAAAcagtccacagagcagcagcatgatgGAAGGGATCTTCTTTGGTGTCTTGTGTCTCTCAG GGTGCCTCACCTTCTCCACATGCCTCCTCCATCAGTACCACTTTGTGTCTGAAGCAATGACTTggactgaagctcagagctacTGCAGAGGGAGGTACACAGACCTGGCCACCATTGAAACcactgaagaaatgaagaaacttaaagacacagtttctgctgctggttaCAGCTCTAAGGTTTGGATTGGCCTGTACAGTCAGATTGACTGGAAGTGGTCAGATGAGTTCACAGGGAGTGGAGCTGAATATAAGAACTGGGGATGGTCTGAGCCAAACAATCATGGAGCCAAGGAGCTCTGTGTGGGCATGTGGAAACATGGAGGATGGAATGATTATCCCTGCCCTGCACAGACTGCATTTGTCTGCTACAAAg GAACATTAGAGGATTCTGACTTTGTGGTAGTGAATACAAGAAAGAATTGGATTGAGGCTCAGAGGCACTGCAGAGAACACTACACAGATCTGGTCACTGTGAGGAACCAAGCTGACAACGACAAGATACAGAACTTGATGCAACAAGAAGAACAGGTGTGGATCGGTTTGTACAGAGATCCTCAGATCTACTGGTCTGACGGGAGTGGCTACTCATTCAGCTCCTGGTATCAGGGTCTAAACAAACTTGGCTCGATGAAAGTCGTATGTGGTGTTGCAGATTTGCAGCATGAAGGAAACTGGAGGTTATTGTCCTGTGAAGAAAGATTTCCATTCGTCTGCTACAGCGTGCGTGGATG GTCAGTGAATTTCACTCTTT GGTGCCTCACCTTCTCCACATGCCTCCTCCATCAGTACCACTTTGTGTCTGAAGCAATGACTTggactgaagctcagagctacTGCAGAGGGAGGTACACAGACCTGGTCACCAttgaaaacactgaagaaatgaagaaacttaaagacacagtttctgctgctggttaCATCTCTAAGGTTTGGATTGGCCTGTACAGTCAGATTGACTGGAAGTGGTCAGATGGGTTCACAGGGAGTGGAGCTGAATATAAGAACTGGCACGGGTCTGACCCAAACTATAATAGAGCCGAGGAGCTCTGTGTGATCATGTGGGGACATGGAGGATGGTTTGATGATAAATGCCAAAGAGAGACTGCATTTGTCTGCTACAAAG GAACATTAGAGGATTCTGACTTTGTGGTAGTGAATACAACAAAGACTTGGACTGAGGCTCAGAGGCACTGCAGAGAACACTACACAGATCTGGTCACTGTGAGGAACAAAGCTGACAACGACAAGATACAGAACTTGATGCAACATGAAGAACAGGTGTGGATCGGTTTGTACAGAGATCCTCAGATCTACTGGTCTGACGGGAGTGGCTACTCATTCAGCTCCTGGTATCAGGGTCTAAACAAACTTGGCTCGATGAAAGTCGTATGTGGTGTTGCAGATTTGCAGCAGGCAGGAAAATGGAGGTTATTGTCCTGTAAAGAAAGATTTTCATTTGTCTGCTACAGCGTGCGTGGATGGTGCTTCCTttag